In Salmo trutta unplaced genomic scaffold, fSalTru1.1, whole genome shotgun sequence, a single genomic region encodes these proteins:
- the LOC115188378 gene encoding gamma-secretase-activating protein-like — MLQLSATFDLQQDVVSRIFKKEATVGRTEENSGIVDTRILNIERDGGVLYSWKGATGTTRIGKYEPNTRQNKLLYTFDKQVCVSSCSLNKEETLLAVSLAQRTRTEERLRPVSKCLTLLIEIHPINNTKVLKAVDCRVRVQFIHPDTERDSVLESHLLLVAEDGYVEQLHVMLVRQEGYRVVMLNPECLAKDRVAEEFSWVQWDSQTQRLFYLTHREKAVLKCVQFYHDHNCETLFELELELPSNPFTCMRFVNLGFDHHQETQHEREEMRMLVITNKTEGSMCVCYSQPACANQEITYTIVLVHRGCSKTFSVALDGTPSPCSTDLLPLFIPIGYYVVVYLAGHFLHCINTRQQELLCHSLFLSGVDAELGVLGSDSVVLSLPESSRWT; from the exons ATGTTGCAACTAAGCGCAACTTTCGATTTGCAGCAGGATGTGGTGTCAAGGATATTTAAGAAAGAGGCGACTGTAGGAAGAACCGAAG AAAACTCAGGGATCGTTGACACTCGGATCCTCAACATTGAAAGGGATGGAGGAGTGCTCTACTCCTGGAAA gGGGCAACAGGGACCACCAGGATCGGGAAATACGAGCCCAATACCAGACAGAATAAG CTCCTCTACACATTTGACAAGCAAGTGTGTGTCAGCAGCTGTTCTCTGAATAAGGAGGAGACTCTGCTGG CGGTCAGTTTGGCACAGAGGACAAGAACAGAGGAGCGCCTTAGACCAG TTTCAAAATGTCTGACCCTCCTCATTGAGATCCATCCCATTAACAACACTAAGGTCCTGAAGGCTGTCGACTGCCGGGTCAGAGTTCAG TTCATCCAtccagacacagagagggactcAGTGCTGGAGAGTCACCTGCTGCTGGTAGCAGAAGATGGCT ATGTGGAGCAGCTCCATGTGATGCTGGTCAGACAAGAGGGTTACAGAGTG GTGATGTTGAACCCAGAGTGCCTGGCCAAAGACAGGGTGGCAGAGGAGTTCAGCTGGGTCCAGTGGGACAGCCAGACACAGAGACTCTTCTACCTCACACACAGG GAAAAAGCTGTGCTGAAATGTGTGCAATTCTACCATGACCACAACTGTGAGACCTTG TTTGAGCTTGAACTGGAGTTGCCCTCTAACCCTTTCACCTGTATGAG GTTTGTTAACCTGGGCTTTGACCATCACCAAGAGACACAGCATGAACGGGAGGAGATGAGGATGCTGGTGATCACCAATAAAACAG AGG ggagtatgtgtgtgtgttacagccaGCCTGCTTGTGCCAACCAGGAGATCACATACACCATAGTCCTGGTGCACAGAG GCTGCAGTAAAACGTTCTCAGTGGCTCTGGATGGCACCCCTAGTCCATGTAGTAcagatctcctccctctcttcatccctatAG GTTACTACGTGGTCGTCTACCTGGCTGGTCACTTCCTGCACTGCATCAACACCAGACAACAGGAGCTGCTCTGCCACAGTCTCTTCCTCTCAG GTGTTGATGCAGAGCTGGGTGTGTTGGGATCAGACAGTGTGGTGTTGTCTCTACCTGAGTCCTCTCGCTGGACCTGA